In the Gasterosteus aculeatus chromosome X, fGasAcu3.hap1.1, whole genome shotgun sequence genome, one interval contains:
- the LOC120808943 gene encoding pleckstrin homology domain-containing family A member 5 isoform X7, which yields MAADIQPEWISGLPSSWSYGVTRDGRVFFINEEAKSTTWLHPVRGEALITGHRSTPDLPTGWEEGYTFEGARCFINHNERKVTCKHPVSNLSSQDNCIFVVNEQSASKVPANEKKDRPLSTMTEASNYTGSSDFAANPTNTAERPSRPSKKIHNFGKRSNSIRRNPSAPVIRRNWLYKQDSTGMKLWKKRWFVLSDLCLFYYRDEKEEGILGSILLPSFRVSMLSVDDHINRKYAFKATHPNMRTYYFCSDTAKEMEAWMKVMTDAALVHSEPVKRLDRLKVEQCGPQEINHVADHRPPLTQPEIHNNQLNREVDRERAPEASPAAADDERKQRDAERYGFQQDGAERGRPLTKINSVKLQPAQAAAVKASVASPQPPTEVDGSHRGPQVNGSGEHAAQDMTAVPPRRSPTPEPDRALSRTSSMQQLEHWVRTQRGRNQDDDTRSITSYQTLPRNMPSHRVPYMPHYGDGYSSMPRNSMAQRDSLCSMSPSLYEQALGPSPVDNRRSMRDDTMWQLFEWQQRQAYTRPPPPGLYRDMASPKTMINLSEHAAPSHSIPPSPSHGSLSMYGGYSPMRSYVSGARSEVSSPVYRGDASIDRRLRPQHNKYAYPPDRRSMPAGIPVQTISAQSLHGKTNDILSHHLQRNLMFLDNQMKESDPLIVMTHTLIENSAPRPQLYHQLGPEDYRDLAYARAAEEVDIDTKLSRLCEQDKVVRTQEDKLKQLYREKHTLETALLSASQEIEMGSESPAAMQSVIQQRDLLQSGLLSTCRERSRIAAELELSWREYEKLEGDVALAKNDLLEQLEALGSPQTEPPSQQHVRIQKELWRIQDVMEALSNHKAQREADGMSLHEPMTNFSKNKNEEDDSAPPRPPLPLSYEPDPPGVPPVPPHTGVRPSTLHRPEERKRNGSHSGPDYRLYKSEPELTTVAEVDESNGEDRSEHPSDREHSGNKGSYPVGIVPPRTRSPVTDSSSIASYVTLRKSKRPDPKAGNLMERPRSALEQQLCAAESGRPRMSVEEQLDRIRRHQQGALREKKKGAHVRGAGQENTPSRSHSFTKENHYRAQSQMRRREEGICCIDELEASLRLQEVVRDQETPAEEIARLKEASQDDHLNMDRELSVPDKVLIPERYVESDPEEALSPEQEADKQRKVDRIKALIAKNSMQNALPSMALSPEEETEVEVTVQEKEKMINISYELAAEASKRSKLVAVNRLSSSSSPLPQPSNTPPQLPDGSHFMCV from the exons TCACAATGAGCGGAAGGTGACCTGCAAGCATCCGGTCTCAAACTTATCCTCGCAAGACAACTGCATCTTTGTCGTCAACGAACA ATCTGCCTCCAAAGTGCCGGCGAATGAGAAGAAGGATCGGCCACTAAGCACCATGACTGAAGCCTCCAACTACACAGGCAGTTCGGACTTTGCCGCAAACCCCACCAACACGGCAGAGCGA CCATCGAGACCTTCCAAAAAAATCCACAACTTTGGGAAGAGATCCAACTCCATCAGGAGGAATCCCAGTGCGCCAGTTATCAGGAGGAACTGGCTTTATAAACAG GACAGCACGGGGATGAAGCTGTGGAAGAAGCGGTGGTTCGTGCTGTCTGACCTGTGCCTCTTCTACTACAGAG ACGAAAAGGAAGAGGGGATTCTTGGCAGCATCCTCCTGCCGAGCTTCCGTGTGTCCATGCTGTCTGTGGACGACCACATCAACAGGAAATATGCCTTCAAG GCAACGCATCCCAACATGCGGACGTACTATTTTTGCTCGGACACGGCCAAAGAGATGGAGGCTTGGATGAAAGTAATGACCGATGCTGCGCTTGTGCATTCCGAGCCGGTCAAGAG GTTGGACAGGCTAAAGGTGGAGCAGTGCGGGCCGCAAGAGATCAATCACGTGGCCGACCACCGACCTCCGCTCACGCAGCCCGAAATCCACAACAATCAACTGAACCGTGAGGTGGACCGCGAGCGCGCCCCAGAAGCCTCCCCCGCCGCAGCGGACGATGAGCGAAAGCAGCGGGACGCCGAGCGCTACGGCTTCCAGCAGGACGGGGCGGAGCGCGGCCGCCCACTCACCAAGATCAACAGCGTCAAGCTGCAGCCGGCGCAGGCGGCAGCCGTCAAGGCCAGCGTCGCCTCGCCGCAGCCTCCGACCGAGGTGGACGGGTCGCACCGTGGCCCCCAGGTCAACGGATCGGGGGAGCACGCCGCGCAGGACATGACTGCGGTCCCTCCTCGCCGAAGTCCCACTCCCGAGCCGGACCGCGCGCTGAGCAGGACCAGCTCCATGCAGCAACTAGAGCACTGGGTCCGCACCCAGAGGGGCCGTAACCAGGACGATGACACCAGGAG CATCACGTCCTATCAGACGCTGCCTAGAAACATGCCGAGCCACCGGGTGCCCTACATGCCTCACTACGGCGACGGCTACAGCAGCATGCCCAGGAATAGCATGGCGCAGAGGGACAGCCTCTGCAGCATGTCGCCCTCGTTGTACGAGCAGGCGCTGGGTCCCTCGCCGGTGGACAACCGGCGCTCCATGCGCGACGACACCATGTGGCAGCTGTTTGAGTGGCAGCAGCGGCAGGCCTACaccaggccgccgccgccgggcctCTACAGAGACATGGCCAGTCCCAAAACCATGATCAACCTGTCGGAACACGCCGCGCCGAGCCACTCCATCCCCCCGTCGCCCTCCCACGGCTCGCTGTCCATGTACGGCGGCTACTCCCCCATGCGCTCCTACGTCAGCGGCGCCCGCTCTGAGGTGTCCTCTCCCGTCTACAGAGGGGACGCCAGCATCGACAGGCGGCTCAGGCCGCAGCACAACAAG TACGCCTACCCACCGGATAGGAGGTCGATGCCTGCAGGGATCCCAGTTCAGACCATCAGCGCCCAGTCGCTCCACGGCAAAACA AACGACATTCTCTCCCATCACCTCCAAAGGAACCTCATGTTTTTGGACAATCAG ATGAAGGAAAGTGACCCTTTAATCGTCATGACTCACACTTTGATTGAGAACTCTGCCCCGAGGCCTCAACTTTACCACCAA CTGGGTCCAGAAGACTACAGGGATCTGGCCTACGCACGCGCGGCGGAAGAAGTCGACATCGAT ACCAAACTGAGCCGGTTGTGCGAGCAGGACAAAGTGGTGAGGACTCAGGAGGACAAACTTAAGCAGCTGTACCGAGAGAAG CACACCCTGGAGACGGCGCTGCTTTCAGCCAGCCAGGAGATCGAGATGGGCTCTGAAAGCCCTGCTGCCATGCAGAGTGTTATCCAGCAGAGAGACTTGCTGCAGAGCGGCCTGCTCAGCACCTGCAGAGAGCGCTCCAGAATCGCTGCT GAGTTGGAGCTGTCCTGGAGGGAGTACGAGAAGCTGGAAGGAGACGTGGCTCTGGCTAAGAACGACCTGCTGGAACAGCTGGAAGCACTGGGAAGCCCTCAG ACGGAGCCTCCCAGCCAGCAGCATGTCCGCATCCAAAAAGAACTTTGGAGGATTCAAGATGTGATGGAGGCCCTCAGCAACCACAAAGCTCAGCGAGAGGCTGATGGTATGAGCTTGCACGAGCCCATGACCAACTTCAGCAAGAATAAAAACGAG GAGGACGACTCTGCTCCCCCACGGccgcccctccccctttcctaTGAGCCCGACCCCCCCGGCGTGCCCCCTGTGCCCCCTCATACTGGTGTGCGCCCTTCAACGCTCCACAGGcccgaggagaggaagaggaacggCTCGCACAGC GGCCCAGACTACCGGCTGTATAAGAGTGAACCGGAGCTCACCACGGTGGCTGAAGTGGATGAGAGCAATGGAGAAGACAGATCTGAACACCCTTCTGATAGAGAACATTCTGGAAACAAAG GGTCCTACCCAGTGGGCATTGTGCCACCCAGGACCAGATCTCCAGTGACGGACTCCTCTTCAATCGCTTCATATGTTACTTTAAGGAAGAGCAAGAGGCCAGATCCCAAGGCGGGGAATCTAATG GAGCGTCCTCGCAGCGCAttggagcagcagctgtgtgccGCGGAGAGCGGGCGGCCCCGGATGAgtgtggaggagcagctggacagGATCCGCCGCCACCAGCAGGGTGCCCtccgggagaagaagaagggcgCCCACGTCCGGGGCGCCGGCCAAGAAAACACGCCCTCTCGCAGTCACTCGTTCACAAAGGAGAACCATTATCGCGCACAG TCCCAAATGAGGCGCAGAGAAGAGGGGATATGTTGCATTGATGAGCTGGAGGCCTCGCTCCGGCTGCAGGAGGTGGTCCGGGACCAGGAGACGCCGGCCGAGGAGATCGCCCGTCTCAAAGAAGCCTCGCAGGACGACCACTTAAATATGGACCGAGAA CTGTCCGTGCCTGACAAAGTGCTGATCCCTGAGCGTTACGTGGAGTCCGACCCCGAGGAGGCCCTGAGCCCTGAGCAGGAGGCTGATAAGCAGAGGAAAGTTGATCGCATCAAAGCCCTCATTGCCAAAAACAG CATGCAGAATGCGCTGCCTAGTATGGCGCTCAGCCCCGAGGAGGAGACTGAAGTGGAGGTCACCGTacaggagaaagagaagatgatTAATATCTCCTACGAGCTGGCGGCAGAGGCCTCCAAACGCAGCAAGCTGGTAGCAG TGAACCGCCTgtcgtcctcttcctcaccccTTCCACAGCCATCTAACACACCCCCTCAACTCCCTGACGGGTCTCActtcatgtgtgtgtag
- the LOC120808943 gene encoding pleckstrin homology domain-containing family A member 5 isoform X21, with translation MLALSRTPRAQQQQQQQQQQRSERDLTTHASTKVTGGSLNVVTSAGYDPFVSPFLSARLTAPAFMEAFSSHNERKVTCKHPVSNLSSQDNCIFVVNEQSASKVPANEKKDRPLSTMTEASNYTGSSDFAANPTNTAERPSRPSKKIHNFGKRSNSIRRNPSAPVIRRNWLYKQDSTGMKLWKKRWFVLSDLCLFYYRDEKEEGILGSILLPSFRVSMLSVDDHINRKYAFKATHPNMRTYYFCSDTAKEMEAWMKVMTDAALVHSEPVKRLDRLKVEQCGPQEINHVADHRPPLTQPEIHNNQLNREVDRERAPEASPAAADDERKQRDAERYGFQQDGAERGRPLTKINSVKLQPAQAAAVKASVASPQPPTEVDGSHRGPQVNGSGEHAAQDMTAVPPRRSPTPEPDRALSRTSSMQQLEHWVRTQRGRNQDDDTRSITSYQTLPRNMPSHRVPYMPHYGDGYSSMPRNSMAQRDSLCSMSPSLYEQALGPSPVDNRRSMRDDTMWQLFEWQQRQAYTRPPPPGLYRDMASPKTMINLSEHAAPSHSIPPSPSHGSLSMYGGYSPMRSYVSGARSEVSSPVYRGDASIDRRLRPQHNKYAYPPDRRSMPAGIPVQTISAQSLHGKTLGPEDYRDLAYARAAEEVDIDTKLSRLCEQDKVVRTQEDKLKQLYREKHTLETALLSASQEIEMGSESPAAMQSVIQQRDLLQSGLLSTCRERSRIAAELELSWREYEKLEGDVALAKNDLLEQLEALGSPQTEPPSQQHVRIQKELWRIQDVMEALSNHKAQREADGMSLHEPMTNFSKNKNEGPDYRLYKSEPELTTVAEVDESNGEDRSEHPSDREHSGNKGSYPVGIVPPRTRSPVTDSSSIASYVTLRKSKRPDPKAGNLMERPRSALEQQLCAAESGRPRMSVEEQLDRIRRHQQGALREKKKGAHVRGAGQENTPSRSHSFTKENHYRAQSQMRRREEGICCIDELEASLRLQEVVRDQETPAEEIARLKEASQDDHLNMDRELSVPDKVLIPERYVESDPEEALSPEQEADKQRKVDRIKALIAKNSMQNALPSMALSPEEETEVEVTVQEKEKMINISYELAAEASKRSKLVAVNRLSSSSSPLPQPSNTPPQLPDGSHFMCV, from the exons TCACAATGAGCGGAAGGTGACCTGCAAGCATCCGGTCTCAAACTTATCCTCGCAAGACAACTGCATCTTTGTCGTCAACGAACA ATCTGCCTCCAAAGTGCCGGCGAATGAGAAGAAGGATCGGCCACTAAGCACCATGACTGAAGCCTCCAACTACACAGGCAGTTCGGACTTTGCCGCAAACCCCACCAACACGGCAGAGCGA CCATCGAGACCTTCCAAAAAAATCCACAACTTTGGGAAGAGATCCAACTCCATCAGGAGGAATCCCAGTGCGCCAGTTATCAGGAGGAACTGGCTTTATAAACAG GACAGCACGGGGATGAAGCTGTGGAAGAAGCGGTGGTTCGTGCTGTCTGACCTGTGCCTCTTCTACTACAGAG ACGAAAAGGAAGAGGGGATTCTTGGCAGCATCCTCCTGCCGAGCTTCCGTGTGTCCATGCTGTCTGTGGACGACCACATCAACAGGAAATATGCCTTCAAG GCAACGCATCCCAACATGCGGACGTACTATTTTTGCTCGGACACGGCCAAAGAGATGGAGGCTTGGATGAAAGTAATGACCGATGCTGCGCTTGTGCATTCCGAGCCGGTCAAGAG GTTGGACAGGCTAAAGGTGGAGCAGTGCGGGCCGCAAGAGATCAATCACGTGGCCGACCACCGACCTCCGCTCACGCAGCCCGAAATCCACAACAATCAACTGAACCGTGAGGTGGACCGCGAGCGCGCCCCAGAAGCCTCCCCCGCCGCAGCGGACGATGAGCGAAAGCAGCGGGACGCCGAGCGCTACGGCTTCCAGCAGGACGGGGCGGAGCGCGGCCGCCCACTCACCAAGATCAACAGCGTCAAGCTGCAGCCGGCGCAGGCGGCAGCCGTCAAGGCCAGCGTCGCCTCGCCGCAGCCTCCGACCGAGGTGGACGGGTCGCACCGTGGCCCCCAGGTCAACGGATCGGGGGAGCACGCCGCGCAGGACATGACTGCGGTCCCTCCTCGCCGAAGTCCCACTCCCGAGCCGGACCGCGCGCTGAGCAGGACCAGCTCCATGCAGCAACTAGAGCACTGGGTCCGCACCCAGAGGGGCCGTAACCAGGACGATGACACCAGGAG CATCACGTCCTATCAGACGCTGCCTAGAAACATGCCGAGCCACCGGGTGCCCTACATGCCTCACTACGGCGACGGCTACAGCAGCATGCCCAGGAATAGCATGGCGCAGAGGGACAGCCTCTGCAGCATGTCGCCCTCGTTGTACGAGCAGGCGCTGGGTCCCTCGCCGGTGGACAACCGGCGCTCCATGCGCGACGACACCATGTGGCAGCTGTTTGAGTGGCAGCAGCGGCAGGCCTACaccaggccgccgccgccgggcctCTACAGAGACATGGCCAGTCCCAAAACCATGATCAACCTGTCGGAACACGCCGCGCCGAGCCACTCCATCCCCCCGTCGCCCTCCCACGGCTCGCTGTCCATGTACGGCGGCTACTCCCCCATGCGCTCCTACGTCAGCGGCGCCCGCTCTGAGGTGTCCTCTCCCGTCTACAGAGGGGACGCCAGCATCGACAGGCGGCTCAGGCCGCAGCACAACAAG TACGCCTACCCACCGGATAGGAGGTCGATGCCTGCAGGGATCCCAGTTCAGACCATCAGCGCCCAGTCGCTCCACGGCAAAACA CTGGGTCCAGAAGACTACAGGGATCTGGCCTACGCACGCGCGGCGGAAGAAGTCGACATCGAT ACCAAACTGAGCCGGTTGTGCGAGCAGGACAAAGTGGTGAGGACTCAGGAGGACAAACTTAAGCAGCTGTACCGAGAGAAG CACACCCTGGAGACGGCGCTGCTTTCAGCCAGCCAGGAGATCGAGATGGGCTCTGAAAGCCCTGCTGCCATGCAGAGTGTTATCCAGCAGAGAGACTTGCTGCAGAGCGGCCTGCTCAGCACCTGCAGAGAGCGCTCCAGAATCGCTGCT GAGTTGGAGCTGTCCTGGAGGGAGTACGAGAAGCTGGAAGGAGACGTGGCTCTGGCTAAGAACGACCTGCTGGAACAGCTGGAAGCACTGGGAAGCCCTCAG ACGGAGCCTCCCAGCCAGCAGCATGTCCGCATCCAAAAAGAACTTTGGAGGATTCAAGATGTGATGGAGGCCCTCAGCAACCACAAAGCTCAGCGAGAGGCTGATGGTATGAGCTTGCACGAGCCCATGACCAACTTCAGCAAGAATAAAAACGAG GGCCCAGACTACCGGCTGTATAAGAGTGAACCGGAGCTCACCACGGTGGCTGAAGTGGATGAGAGCAATGGAGAAGACAGATCTGAACACCCTTCTGATAGAGAACATTCTGGAAACAAAG GGTCCTACCCAGTGGGCATTGTGCCACCCAGGACCAGATCTCCAGTGACGGACTCCTCTTCAATCGCTTCATATGTTACTTTAAGGAAGAGCAAGAGGCCAGATCCCAAGGCGGGGAATCTAATG GAGCGTCCTCGCAGCGCAttggagcagcagctgtgtgccGCGGAGAGCGGGCGGCCCCGGATGAgtgtggaggagcagctggacagGATCCGCCGCCACCAGCAGGGTGCCCtccgggagaagaagaagggcgCCCACGTCCGGGGCGCCGGCCAAGAAAACACGCCCTCTCGCAGTCACTCGTTCACAAAGGAGAACCATTATCGCGCACAG TCCCAAATGAGGCGCAGAGAAGAGGGGATATGTTGCATTGATGAGCTGGAGGCCTCGCTCCGGCTGCAGGAGGTGGTCCGGGACCAGGAGACGCCGGCCGAGGAGATCGCCCGTCTCAAAGAAGCCTCGCAGGACGACCACTTAAATATGGACCGAGAA CTGTCCGTGCCTGACAAAGTGCTGATCCCTGAGCGTTACGTGGAGTCCGACCCCGAGGAGGCCCTGAGCCCTGAGCAGGAGGCTGATAAGCAGAGGAAAGTTGATCGCATCAAAGCCCTCATTGCCAAAAACAG CATGCAGAATGCGCTGCCTAGTATGGCGCTCAGCCCCGAGGAGGAGACTGAAGTGGAGGTCACCGTacaggagaaagagaagatgatTAATATCTCCTACGAGCTGGCGGCAGAGGCCTCCAAACGCAGCAAGCTGGTAGCAG TGAACCGCCTgtcgtcctcttcctcaccccTTCCACAGCCATCTAACACACCCCCTCAACTCCCTGACGGGTCTCActtcatgtgtgtgtag
- the LOC120808943 gene encoding pleckstrin homology domain-containing family A member 5 isoform X20: MAADIQPEWISGLPSSWSYGVTRDGRVFFINEEAKSTTWLHPVRGEALITGHRSTPDLPTGWEEGYTFEGARCFINHNERKVTCKHPVSNLSSQDNCIFVVNEQSASKVPANEKKDRPLSTMTEASNYTGSSDFAANPTNTAERPSRPSKKIHNFGKRSNSIRRNPSAPVIRRNWLYKQDSTGMKLWKKRWFVLSDLCLFYYRDEKEEGILGSILLPSFRVSMLSVDDHINRKYAFKATHPNMRTYYFCSDTAKEMEAWMKVMTDAALVHSEPVKRLDRLKVEQCGPQEINHVADHRPPLTQPEIHNNQLNREVDRERAPEASPAAADDERKQRDAERYGFQQDGAERGRPLTKINSVKLQPAQAAAVKASVASPQPPTEVDGSHRGPQVNGSGEHAAQDMTAVPPRRSPTPEPDRALSRTSSMQQLEHWVRTQRGRNQDDDTRSITSYQTLPRNMPSHRVPYMPHYGDGYSSMPRNSMAQRDSLCSMSPSLYEQALGPSPVDNRRSMRDDTMWQLFEWQQRQAYTRPPPPGLYRDMASPKTMINLSEHAAPSHSIPPSPSHGSLSMYGGYSPMRSYVSGARSEVSSPVYRGDASIDRRLRPQHNKYAYPPDRRSMPAGIPVQTISAQSLHGKTLGPEDYRDLAYARAAEEVDIDTKLSRLCEQDKVVRTQEDKLKQLYREKHTLETALLSASQEIEMGSESPAAMQSVIQQRDLLQSGLLSTCRERSRIAAELELSWREYEKLEGDVALAKNDLLEQLEALGSPQTEPPSQQHVRIQKELWRIQDVMEALSNHKAQREADGMSLHEPMTNFSKNKNEGPDYRLYKSEPELTTVAEVDESNGEDRSEHPSDREHSGNKGSYPVGIVPPRTRSPVTDSSSIASYVTLRKSKRPDPKAGNLMERPRSALEQQLCAAESGRPRMSVEEQLDRIRRHQQGALREKKKGAHVRGAGQENTPSRSHSFTKENHYRAQSQMRRREEGICCIDELEASLRLQEVVRDQETPAEEIARLKEASQDDHLNMDRELSVPDKVLIPERYVESDPEEALSPEQEADKQRKVDRIKALIAKNSMQNALPSMALSPEEETEVEVTVQEKEKMINISYELAAEASKRSKLVAVNRLSSSSSPLPQPSNTPPQLPDGSHFMCV, encoded by the exons TCACAATGAGCGGAAGGTGACCTGCAAGCATCCGGTCTCAAACTTATCCTCGCAAGACAACTGCATCTTTGTCGTCAACGAACA ATCTGCCTCCAAAGTGCCGGCGAATGAGAAGAAGGATCGGCCACTAAGCACCATGACTGAAGCCTCCAACTACACAGGCAGTTCGGACTTTGCCGCAAACCCCACCAACACGGCAGAGCGA CCATCGAGACCTTCCAAAAAAATCCACAACTTTGGGAAGAGATCCAACTCCATCAGGAGGAATCCCAGTGCGCCAGTTATCAGGAGGAACTGGCTTTATAAACAG GACAGCACGGGGATGAAGCTGTGGAAGAAGCGGTGGTTCGTGCTGTCTGACCTGTGCCTCTTCTACTACAGAG ACGAAAAGGAAGAGGGGATTCTTGGCAGCATCCTCCTGCCGAGCTTCCGTGTGTCCATGCTGTCTGTGGACGACCACATCAACAGGAAATATGCCTTCAAG GCAACGCATCCCAACATGCGGACGTACTATTTTTGCTCGGACACGGCCAAAGAGATGGAGGCTTGGATGAAAGTAATGACCGATGCTGCGCTTGTGCATTCCGAGCCGGTCAAGAG GTTGGACAGGCTAAAGGTGGAGCAGTGCGGGCCGCAAGAGATCAATCACGTGGCCGACCACCGACCTCCGCTCACGCAGCCCGAAATCCACAACAATCAACTGAACCGTGAGGTGGACCGCGAGCGCGCCCCAGAAGCCTCCCCCGCCGCAGCGGACGATGAGCGAAAGCAGCGGGACGCCGAGCGCTACGGCTTCCAGCAGGACGGGGCGGAGCGCGGCCGCCCACTCACCAAGATCAACAGCGTCAAGCTGCAGCCGGCGCAGGCGGCAGCCGTCAAGGCCAGCGTCGCCTCGCCGCAGCCTCCGACCGAGGTGGACGGGTCGCACCGTGGCCCCCAGGTCAACGGATCGGGGGAGCACGCCGCGCAGGACATGACTGCGGTCCCTCCTCGCCGAAGTCCCACTCCCGAGCCGGACCGCGCGCTGAGCAGGACCAGCTCCATGCAGCAACTAGAGCACTGGGTCCGCACCCAGAGGGGCCGTAACCAGGACGATGACACCAGGAG CATCACGTCCTATCAGACGCTGCCTAGAAACATGCCGAGCCACCGGGTGCCCTACATGCCTCACTACGGCGACGGCTACAGCAGCATGCCCAGGAATAGCATGGCGCAGAGGGACAGCCTCTGCAGCATGTCGCCCTCGTTGTACGAGCAGGCGCTGGGTCCCTCGCCGGTGGACAACCGGCGCTCCATGCGCGACGACACCATGTGGCAGCTGTTTGAGTGGCAGCAGCGGCAGGCCTACaccaggccgccgccgccgggcctCTACAGAGACATGGCCAGTCCCAAAACCATGATCAACCTGTCGGAACACGCCGCGCCGAGCCACTCCATCCCCCCGTCGCCCTCCCACGGCTCGCTGTCCATGTACGGCGGCTACTCCCCCATGCGCTCCTACGTCAGCGGCGCCCGCTCTGAGGTGTCCTCTCCCGTCTACAGAGGGGACGCCAGCATCGACAGGCGGCTCAGGCCGCAGCACAACAAG TACGCCTACCCACCGGATAGGAGGTCGATGCCTGCAGGGATCCCAGTTCAGACCATCAGCGCCCAGTCGCTCCACGGCAAAACA CTGGGTCCAGAAGACTACAGGGATCTGGCCTACGCACGCGCGGCGGAAGAAGTCGACATCGAT ACCAAACTGAGCCGGTTGTGCGAGCAGGACAAAGTGGTGAGGACTCAGGAGGACAAACTTAAGCAGCTGTACCGAGAGAAG CACACCCTGGAGACGGCGCTGCTTTCAGCCAGCCAGGAGATCGAGATGGGCTCTGAAAGCCCTGCTGCCATGCAGAGTGTTATCCAGCAGAGAGACTTGCTGCAGAGCGGCCTGCTCAGCACCTGCAGAGAGCGCTCCAGAATCGCTGCT GAGTTGGAGCTGTCCTGGAGGGAGTACGAGAAGCTGGAAGGAGACGTGGCTCTGGCTAAGAACGACCTGCTGGAACAGCTGGAAGCACTGGGAAGCCCTCAG ACGGAGCCTCCCAGCCAGCAGCATGTCCGCATCCAAAAAGAACTTTGGAGGATTCAAGATGTGATGGAGGCCCTCAGCAACCACAAAGCTCAGCGAGAGGCTGATGGTATGAGCTTGCACGAGCCCATGACCAACTTCAGCAAGAATAAAAACGAG GGCCCAGACTACCGGCTGTATAAGAGTGAACCGGAGCTCACCACGGTGGCTGAAGTGGATGAGAGCAATGGAGAAGACAGATCTGAACACCCTTCTGATAGAGAACATTCTGGAAACAAAG GGTCCTACCCAGTGGGCATTGTGCCACCCAGGACCAGATCTCCAGTGACGGACTCCTCTTCAATCGCTTCATATGTTACTTTAAGGAAGAGCAAGAGGCCAGATCCCAAGGCGGGGAATCTAATG GAGCGTCCTCGCAGCGCAttggagcagcagctgtgtgccGCGGAGAGCGGGCGGCCCCGGATGAgtgtggaggagcagctggacagGATCCGCCGCCACCAGCAGGGTGCCCtccgggagaagaagaagggcgCCCACGTCCGGGGCGCCGGCCAAGAAAACACGCCCTCTCGCAGTCACTCGTTCACAAAGGAGAACCATTATCGCGCACAG TCCCAAATGAGGCGCAGAGAAGAGGGGATATGTTGCATTGATGAGCTGGAGGCCTCGCTCCGGCTGCAGGAGGTGGTCCGGGACCAGGAGACGCCGGCCGAGGAGATCGCCCGTCTCAAAGAAGCCTCGCAGGACGACCACTTAAATATGGACCGAGAA CTGTCCGTGCCTGACAAAGTGCTGATCCCTGAGCGTTACGTGGAGTCCGACCCCGAGGAGGCCCTGAGCCCTGAGCAGGAGGCTGATAAGCAGAGGAAAGTTGATCGCATCAAAGCCCTCATTGCCAAAAACAG CATGCAGAATGCGCTGCCTAGTATGGCGCTCAGCCCCGAGGAGGAGACTGAAGTGGAGGTCACCGTacaggagaaagagaagatgatTAATATCTCCTACGAGCTGGCGGCAGAGGCCTCCAAACGCAGCAAGCTGGTAGCAG TGAACCGCCTgtcgtcctcttcctcaccccTTCCACAGCCATCTAACACACCCCCTCAACTCCCTGACGGGTCTCActtcatgtgtgtgtag